Genomic DNA from Polyodon spathula isolate WHYD16114869_AA chromosome 8, ASM1765450v1, whole genome shotgun sequence:
TGTGCGCAGCGCCATGACAGCAGTTCCCAGAATTCacagttaccaaaaaaaaaaaaaaaaaaaaaaaaaaaaaaaaaaaaaaagcagttgacATGGTAACTGCGTCATTCTCCGGAAGTACATTAAAGGTAGAGTCAAGACGAATGTCTTTGCAGTATCGTTGTCTTTGGTACGGTCACTAATATCGTAGAAACTTATCCAAGTTATTATACAACAACTCCATACATAACTCAGGTTACTGTTGATTTGTTAAGAACCTGCCGACCAATTCtcgtttacagtatttaaattcaTAGCGTGTGGAAACTAGAAATAAGCTGTACGAAATGTGCAATTAGTTGATCGTGCTTCCGAGGCCTCTACAATTTAGATGTTAATCCAAAATGTTAGGCTGTTTATTTTCTGAAACACAGTCTCTGGTTTGCACAATAAAGATAAATACAAACCGTTAAACATTTTCTTACTACAATTTTCTTACTGGACCACCAAGGGTTAAATGTATGTATGCCCTTTTACCTCTTACCCTTGGCATAGCACGTGGTCTGCAAAACACGGAATGATCTGAACGGGATCGTTAGTGTACAGAACGGAAAGGTTGCAAGGTGTAGAAGTAGGGTTCACAAGCCGTGCATATGCAAtggaccaaaataaacaaaacgaaGAAGATTATGGTTATCAGTTATTTCCGGAGAGAAATTCAGGGAGATTTAAAAAAGGATCTGTAGCAGAAAGCCTGTTCACTTTCAATCACAAATGTCAGGTCATGCTGAAAGTTGCACTGGATACAAGTGAGTTCTACTGTTTATTTGACTTGTTGCTATTTGATAATAATCAGGGAACCACTGAAATCTTCACTTATGTTTCGATATGGAGGAGGGCACAGTACACTCGTGTCAATGACTGTCATAACGCACGATAGCATACATTATACCGTGTGGATTTACAAGTGTCAAATGTTTACCAGTTCATATTGCTTTCTTCTCTCTAGGTCCGTATGCAAAATTGCTACTTGGTGCAATGAAGCAATCAGGATGGTATGTACACATGTCACATTGCAAAAAAGGTCCTTTCCTCTAATGGGGGCTTGTATCCCGACTTTAGTAATTTAAACAACCTGAAGTAACTCATAGGTCTACTTTGTGATAAAGCTGAATGTAAGGGGCTCTAGACaatggaaatgttgaaaatagAAGAATTGATATATTCTACAAATGAACATTATTGTGAGTTAGGCAATTAAGTGGATATTCTCTTTTGTGTAACAAGTGTGAGGCTAATGCATTGTACTTGGTTTTGTTGTGTTATGTTATTGTAGTACTGTTTATAAAGAGAGGCATTTCTCCTGTGAAGATTGTGACGGGATTGTCAGTGGTGGATTTGATGCTACAACCTCCCAGGTAGGAAACACTCGTCCAAATTACATCATTTAAATCTATGCCCACTTATGGATATTTGACAACTTTGATAAAGTAATTTGCATATTTTATCTTTAGGGTACTCTCCAAGCAAACCTGAGCAAGCATGTATTTCTGCGGTCAGGCTAGAATAAAAGCATGCAATGTAATGGGATAATAAAACAGATGAAAAGAAGTGTACATTATACCAATTCAGAGGATGTACCTTTTAAAACTCATGAAATACTAATGTAtgtatacttttgttttaaaaaaatagtgaaataacaatattacagtaaacaaaagtgttctgtttatttttcagatagTGTTGTGCCAAAATAACATTCACCAGCAGGCCCACATGAACAGGGTAGTAACCCATGAACTGATTCACTCATTTGATCACTGCCGTGCTCATGTTGATTGGTTTGATAATTTCAAACACTTGGCCTGTTCAGAGGTAAGAGTGTGCAAAGTCACTAGCTACAGCACTGTGTAATTATCTTAtgccttaataaaataaataatcacattgattttgattttgtttccAGATCCGGGCTGCCAATCTTAGTGGTGACTGTTCTTTCAGTAATGAGCTGAGTAGGTTTAAATTTGGACTAAAACAACATCACCAGGTAATTATACAGTTTTGTGCATCAGTTTTTATTCTTCCTGTTTTCCTTTGTGTATACTGCTCGCTTCATCTGTATTCTTAATTGTGCTGTGTTTTCTTGTCCTTTCTAATATATACGttagtactttgtgatggtgatgtGTAGGTTAAACATGTAATCCTACTGTTTAAACAGTTGCGGACCATTTAAATTCCATACACCTTTTCAATGAAAAAGTAGTAGTtctattaatgtttatatttcactttggcaagtgtttttaatttgacattgatTTTCACATATTAAGCTGTAGTGATTTACAGTCAGCTGCTTGGAACAGAACTGGACAAGTAATGATTGGCTTGTTCATCGTTTTTCTTATGTGGGTCCAGCACAGCATAGATTGTGCAAGAAGCCTAATCCGATTAGAGGAAGCCacttaaaaacattaagaaagcaaaaaaatatgatcaaataaacaagaacaacaactcagttTCTGTCGAAAGGGTTTAGTCATGTTAAAACGGTGAATCATAATGTTGGGAACCCAGAAGGAAGGCAAAACTACTGTATGTTCACTGTCAGCTTTGACAATTATTTGAAATAGGCCTGAAAcagaaaaggttttctttttttttgtgggaaGAGGGTTAGACAAAGAGCTAAATAAGATATTTTAAGCTGCTTATTAGATTTCAATGCGTTCCGCGTTGATAATGTTTGTCCTAACATTCAGAGTGCCAGACAGCAGTCCCTGTGTAACAATGGTAATTTCTGCTAATAGGCTCCCATGGGGACACACCTGTATACTATATAATACACTTCCATTGGATTGTTTTCTCCCAAACCACAGGAATGTGTACGAGACCGAGCCCTCCGTTCAGTCCTAGCTGTTCGAAAAGTGAGTCGAGAAGAAGCGGAGAAAGCCGTGGATGAAGTTTTTGAAAGTTGTTTTAATGACCATGAACCATTTGGAAGGATCCCACACAGCAAAAATGATGCAAAATATGCTTACAGAGATTTTCAAAATCGAGATCGATACTATGCCAATCTTTGAAAAATGATAGTTTAAAGGAAAAAGATGCTACAAGTTCCTGTAAAAGTCGCTGTATTTGAGCTGCGTTTTACACGCAACATAGGTTTTTTGCTACTTTTTGCAACtggtataaaaaatgtaaaatatatatcagTGATTAGTAATATTAAATTGTGTTAAAGAGAagttaaaatactgaaaaaaatgtatgtgtctgATTGCCTTCTTGAATTAGTTGGATACACATTTCAGCAGTTTTTATATTAACAGTCGCAAACACACTAGTTATAATAACATACCAGTAGTTGTTATTCACTTTAGTTTTGGTTTAATCAGATATAATCATAGCTATGGATGCATGTAATGCATTATATTTGCGCTGCAACCTGCATGTGTGAGTTGGGCATGTTGGCAAAAttgaacttttccacatattCATGCAGTTTTCCTGACAGAAATTCATATCGCTTTAAAAGTTAAACTTAAAAATCTTTAACCTCGTAAAGTACAATGTACCTCAGAAATTATttgacaacacattttaatgattCATGGAAAACCTGACTgcttttcaggtttttaaaatagcgtttttattttaatatgttttttttattcagacaGTTAATGTAACTGCTTTCTTAAAATGTTAAGCTTTTTAATAGCCTACAGCACCAGCACTAGTGGAAAAATTCGTCTTTTGGGATAAAATGAAGAACACACTTCCTATCCAGTCATTCTTCATTGGCAGTAAATTGTAGGTGCAATTTGGTGAAGTGTACTGAAACCGACTGCCATTTTTGCTGGTtgtaaaaataattctaaaagtATACTGTAGAATTATTTTGGTAATTGAGATTTTAACCCCTTagggtacacaaggaattgagcatttattcaaatggtttcttttttaaatacatctgagagtgactcaagtatcacagtGTAACTGGCAATTTGGATgcccagatccaacctgtcagtacattttaaaccctgttttgtgcacctcatcTCAAAATTAAGAAAGTTAGGATCATTGTATTTGTGGGACAGATGtctaccttaaagggttaattattattattttttttttaaagataattgacAACTAGTGTCACCCAGTGGACAGTCACCACAGCCATTATAAGAATCCCAACACACATGAAAACAGAGCATAGCAAACGAACTAGCGGTGTGCAAAGACATTAAAAGTTGAATTCAATATTACTATCACATGTTAAAACCAAACCAAATATAGAAAGAATGCAAATGTATAAAACTCAAAGGACATCAGTTACTTTAAGGTTTCCTCTCGCCCACCTTGAGGGATCAGTAAcatttctgctgtttttaaattgtatgcaATGTCCAATCGTGTGTTAGTTTTGTGACGGTTGGGACTACTGTCCACTGAGCTATTGAGAGCATTACCAACAATCCACTGTGATCTAAGCAGGTCActggttgttaaaaaaaacaaaaaacatttctttagcCCACTGAGtactaaaataacaaaattataatCATGTTGCATTTTAACAGCATTCAGTGCGAGACCACCTACAGCAGGTTGGTACAATATGGAACAACTGGgtcattatttatataaattctTTTAAAATCTCCTTTGCAAATTCTAATTGAATCCCAACCATGCAGTAGTGAATTTAATTAGACAAGATGTTGTTAAAAAGTACAATCTTAcaggcatttaacaaaaacaaccctTGTGCGCCACCAACCATAGACTCTGAAAGTGGTAACTTTAAAGAAGACACATACATTTTTGTCCTTAGCATTgaattttaattatataaagaGACAGTAGTTGAAAACTTTATTGGTTGCTATAAATTCTCTaataaaagttttgcattttgtagGCTTCTTACGGAAAATATTTAATCTAAACATGTTTGGCTGACAAATTACCagtattacatatttttattttatttattttattcagtattGGAACAGTGTGTTTGCTGTGGGCCATATTTCATATTCAGATATTGTTTGAGTGAATATAAGTGTAAGCATGCTTATAAAGGCTGTCTTCAAATGAATTGTGGTGCTTTCGTGACCgcctaaaatgcattttatccTGAGAGCGGGGATAGCACAATGCCAGTATGTCAGTAAGAATTGTATTCTGCCCTGGTACAGCGTGCTAGTGACACGCCTCAACAGGCCTCTTATTTACAGGTGAAtgttgtcaaagaaaaaaaaaaaaacattttaaagagtaaGAAGCTGTAATTTTGTATGATGTTTGTAATTTATAACTTAAatactgctttttttgtttttgttttgcttaataaCTTTGTGACAGCTGTCGATTCTAGCTGCCTCCCATAGATGTAACCCTTGGCTAgatcaatgtcattttttaaatgagtgccAGTACCTTCTAATGATCTGCcaagtttcctttattttttctgtaaatatgattttgcactagatggtgctgatgcttacTAATACAGTCTAAATATGTTCGGACTGATCAAGCTTACATTACATGTTTATGGCAGGCAAAAAAACTGATGATCAGCTACTGAACTTGTCAAAAAACAAACCCCGTATTCGAGTAATCACAATAAGAACCACTAAGAATGATTgaaaacttaataataaaaaagatgatACGACAGTACAACAACTAAGACAATGTAAATTGTAACTACAGActctttaattttaataaactaGTAGCATGCAACTCTCAACTGTTTGAAACTTTATATACTGCTTTACCACActtctgtgcagtttattatgtACTTTACCATATAACCGTTCGACTTTTATTATGCCTTACcacactttacaatgcttttacccTGGTATGTACTGTAGAAGCAGTGGCATCATGACCATGAAAAAATGTCTAAGAACAACCATGACACAAGATTGCTTGAACGGCCTAATGGTAATTGCTGTTGAAGCAGAGAGAACCCATTCAGCAGACCTGCAGTGTGTTGGAGACACCTTCTGGAAGTTAACTGATAAGACACTAGGTTGAATACTGCTGAAAACTACTGTTGAATATTTCTACATTTATGTAGAGCAGtgaaataacactgtgtaacaattttttttttttttttttggttcctgggtagtaagtgttatttcctaattgcttatgcctcaaaagtatagaaaatggctattattccccacaaaatttgctgttgtgaccaggacagtgatattttgaaatttacttattttccagaacattccagatagaatcagtgctgagtaaacttggagtaacttctagaactttctagaactttccagtaatataaatagtagtataaatacaggggccttaagcccaccagttcagtttagttccagctgcctaagtggatacatatctgcatttttctgagatggcatcaagaggctgcaatggtggcattcctgatgggtctccaaggcggttttaccactaccacaggcgggactggccacagcggaccgagttctctgtggggaggaacaacgtcaagtgggagccactggtggacccccggaattgcacatcaaattgggccttatgaaacaatttgtcagagcactagataaggagtcggcagccttcaagtgccttcaagacttcttccctaagctgtctgtggcaaaggtcaaagccggtgtcttcgtcagaccacagataaagaagttCCTGTAGTGCAATGAAttctccaagaagctcactagtaaggagaaagcgacttggaacagctttgtcgcagtggttcggggcttcctgggcaatcacaaggctgaaaactatgtggagctggttgagactctggtgaagaactatggcacaatgggctgtaggatgtccctcaaagtccatatccttgatgctcatcttgataaattcaaggagaacatgggagcgtactcggaggagcaaggcgagcgcttccaccaggatatactggactttgaacgccgctaccaaggacagtataacgagaacatgatgggagactacatttgggggctgattcgtgaaagtgatttacagtataatcgtaaatcccgaaaaactgctcacttctaaatcttttgtagtcatttttgtattactttggtgtaaatacatgttaatttggattcatatgttgtttttttctgactttatgtgaaggaaaagaccgttttctcattagaaataggtaaatttcaaaatatcactgtcctggtcacaaaagcaaagtttgtggggaataatagccattttctatacttttgaggcataagcaattaggaaataatacttactacccaggaacaaaaattgtgttacatagtgctacaTGTAGATTTAGAAATACCAATAAATACCTTCCAAATGTGCCCTTTTAACACACTAAATACCATCATTATAAATGTTGGCTACATGACGCCCCTGTGTATAAGGGATGAAAAAATGTTCACAAATTGC
This window encodes:
- the LOC121319991 gene encoding mitochondrial inner membrane protease ATP23 homolog, which translates into the protein MDQNKQNEEDYGYQLFPERNSGRFKKGSVAESLFTFNHKCQVMLKVALDTSPYAKLLLGAMKQSGCTVYKERHFSCEDCDGIVSGGFDATTSQIVLCQNNIHQQAHMNRVVTHELIHSFDHCRAHVDWFDNFKHLACSEIRAANLSGDCSFSNELSRFKFGLKQHHQECVRDRALRSVLAVRKVSREEAEKAVDEVFESCFNDHEPFGRIPHSKNDAKYAYRDFQNRDRYYANL